The genome window CGGGTGCGGTCGAATGTGCGCATGGCCACGATGAAGCCCTTTCCCTCGCGGTCGAGGATGTTCTCGGCGGGGACGCGGCAGTCGCTGAAGATGAGCTCGCGAGTGGCGGAGGCCCTTATGCCCATCTTTTTCTCTTTCTTGCCGAATTCGAAGCCGGGCGTGCCCTTCTCTACGATGAAAGCCGTCATCCCCCGCGCGCCTTTGGACGGGTCGACCGTGGCGATGACAGTGTATATCTCGGCCTCGCCGCCGCTCGTGATCCATTGCTTGGTGCCGTTCAGTATGTAGAAGTCCCCATCGCGCGTCGCTGTGGTGCGGACGCTCGACGCGTCAGACCCAGCTCCCGGCTCTGTGAGCGCGAACGCCGCGAGTCTCGCCCCGGACGCTATGTCAGGCATGTACTTGCGCTTTTGTTCGTCGGTCCCGAAAAGCAGGATAGGAAAGCCGCCGAGCGCGCTGGCGGCGTACGATACGGCGACGGCACCGCACGCCCTTGACAGCTCCTCGACCACAAGGCACTGCTCGAACACGCCGCCTCCGAGGCCGCCGTATTCCTCCGGCACCCAGACTCCGAATAGACCCGAATCAGCCAGCACCCTGATGAGCTCCCACGGGAATTCTTCAGCCTCATCGAACTGGGCCGCACGCGGCGCCACCTTCTCTTCCGCGATTCTCCTCGCGAGATCGCGCACCATCTGTTGCTCTTCCGTGAGGAAGTAGTTCATCGCCCCTGCCTCCTCCTTAAGATAGGGCCATAGGATAGGGCCATCATCGAATGCGGGGACACCATAAAGCACAGGCCGGGAATGGGGCACCGCACGACACCGTACCGTGAGATGCCACGCCTGGCGCCACGCAACATCACACAGCGCACGGGCATGATTAGCACCTGCTCCTAATATGAGATGCTAATGGCAGTGTAGCACGCACAATGAGAGCTGTCAAGGCGACCCGCTTTCGGCGATTACGGTCCGCGCGCCGTCACACGCTCCCTCGCTCTTCCTCCAGGGATGCCAGTATTGTGGCGAGGTTTCGGAGAGCCTGCCGGAGACGTCTGTAGTAAGTGGTTCGAGGTAGTCCAAGCCGCTCCATCACGCACTCGTGGGATCCAACGCGGTCGATGTAGGCCATGCGGACGAGCTTCGCCTCCTCCGCTCCGAACCTGAAGGCGAAACGTCCCGTCCCTTGTGCGAGTATATCGAGGGCACCCTTGAGGACGGACCGAATGGCAGCCGGCAACGAGGCCGGGATGGAATCGGTCGATTCTCCGTCAGCCTTTCCGCTCTCGCCAGGACGCGCCAACCGGCGGGCAACGACGCCAAGGTGAGCCATCCTACTGTGCTCGAGCTTTCTGTCGTTCCAGAAATGGCGCAGGCAGAGAACGACCTCCTGAAGGAGCTCTTGTTGGGAGAGGGTTTCCCTCTGTGGACCCTCTTGCCGCCCCAGCACCTCATTCATCCATGCGCGGGCGGATTTCTTCGTGAGGTCGAGGTAGTAGTACGTGATTGGCATGCCGGGACCGTACGCCATGCATACGGGGTCTCGCACTTGCGTGAAGAGGAGCTGTTCCGCCCTCGAGGCGGCCATTTCGTCGTGAACCCACGTAGTGAAGACCGCGTGAACGTCGCGTTTCGTCTGCCATTCGAACACGGCCTTCACGAGGGCGGCTCTCACCTGGTATGCATGGGTGCTCGACATGATGAACGGGAAGAGAAGGACATGGCTTGCGCTTCGTGGGCCCGGAAGGTTGTCCACGCAGAGTCTCGTAACCTCCGACATCCTGAGAATCGGAAGGGAGCGCTCCTCCACCGGAATGAGACACGTGAAGCCGGCGAGGCGCCCGTCGGGCTCTCTCACGGCTGTGAACCTGTCCTTGTAGAGTTCGAAGAGACTCGCAATCTGATCGACCTCTCCCAGGCGGTCTTCCTCCTGGCCGAGGTACTCGCGCATCCACGTGCGGTAGACGTCTGCTATCTCAGAGAGCTT of Bacillota bacterium contains these proteins:
- a CDS encoding acyl-CoA dehydrogenase family protein; amino-acid sequence: MNYFLTEEQQMVRDLARRIAEEKVAPRAAQFDEAEEFPWELIRVLADSGLFGVWVPEEYGGLGGGVFEQCLVVEELSRACGAVAVSYAASALGGFPILLFGTDEQKRKYMPDIASGARLAAFALTEPGAGSDASSVRTTATRDGDFYILNGTKQWITSGGEAEIYTVIATVDPSKGARGMTAFIVEKGTPGFEFGKKEKKMGIRASATRELIFSDCRVPAENILDREGKGFIVAMRTFDRTRPGVAAQAVGIAQGALDRAARYATERVQFGRRIAEFQAIEHMLADMATQVEAARALVYATARMIDAGERDFSKEASMAKVFASDVAMRVTTDAVQIFGGYGYMRDYPVEKMMRDAKITQIYEGTNQIQRSIIGSAVIKDAMREAARRK